A region from the Nonlabens sp. YIK11 genome encodes:
- a CDS encoding phosphoribosyltransferase domain-containing protein, producing the protein MEILNHEQVNHKIRRIAYQIAEVYMEHDEIILAGIADGGYVLARRLKDQLEHICEFQITLCEVKMDKKNPLAEIHTSLSPDQYKEKGIVLCDDVLNSGTTLIYAVRHFLNVPLKKFKTAVLVNRNHKKFPVKADFKGISLSTTMEEHITVILDNKASSVSLS; encoded by the coding sequence ATGGAGATTCTAAATCACGAGCAGGTCAATCATAAAATAAGACGCATCGCATATCAAATTGCAGAAGTCTACATGGAACATGACGAGATCATTCTTGCTGGTATTGCAGATGGTGGCTACGTTCTGGCAAGACGGTTAAAAGACCAGCTGGAACATATTTGTGAATTCCAGATCACGCTGTGCGAAGTGAAAATGGATAAGAAAAATCCACTTGCGGAAATTCATACCAGCCTATCTCCTGACCAATATAAAGAAAAGGGAATCGTATTGTGCGATGATGTCTTGAACTCTGGAACGACTCTTATCTATGCGGTGAGGCACTTTCTTAATGTCCCACTGAAAAAATTTAAAACGGCTGTACTGGTTAATCGAAACCACAAAAAGTTTCCTGTCAAGGCAGATTTTAAAGGAATTTCACTTTCCACCACTATGGAAGAGCATATTACCGTGATCCTTGACAATAAAGCTAGTAGTGTTTCTTTAAGCTAG
- a CDS encoding RNA-binding S4 domain-containing protein: MRIDKFLWSVRYYKTRSKATDAAKKGKFKINGDIVKPARDVYPGDVITLRKDQIDYVVEVLDLPSSRVGNKLVDLYRVDRTPTENFEARKMIELNQDYYRRKGEGRPTKKDRRDLGNLLNGDLEEE, encoded by the coding sequence ATGCGCATCGATAAATTTTTATGGTCAGTACGATACTACAAGACACGCAGTAAAGCTACAGACGCCGCAAAAAAGGGAAAGTTTAAAATCAACGGCGATATTGTCAAACCTGCAAGGGATGTCTATCCTGGTGATGTGATCACGCTGCGCAAGGACCAGATCGATTATGTGGTCGAGGTTCTGGACCTGCCATCCAGCCGTGTGGGCAACAAACTGGTAGATCTCTATAGAGTGGACCGCACGCCAACAGAAAATTTTGAGGCTCGCAAGATGATCGAGCTCAACCAAGACTATTACCGCCGCAAAGGTGAAGGCAGGCCTACCAAAAAAGACCGGCGCGATCTTGGAAATTTGTTGAACGGTGACCTTGAAGAAGAGTGA
- a CDS encoding phytoene/squalene synthase family protein — translation MKSIFDEVSRQCSKAVTHNYSTSFSLASKMLGPTIRQDIHNIYGFVRFADEIVDTFHDYDKRSLLDRFENDLKLAIEEKISLNPILNSFQETVNKYNITPDMYGAFIHSMRLDLDKSVYLTDEEYRNYIYGSADVVGLMSLKVFVKGDQQKYDDLKEDAMRLGSAFQKVNFLRDLKADLDVLERSYFPNTNLHDLKEEDKERLIEEIKADFDAGLNGIQRLPVEAKLGVYTAYIYYRRLLTRLERTPSAEIRNTRIRVPNYEKIGLLAKGYVSYRLNLI, via the coding sequence ATGAAAAGTATTTTTGACGAGGTTTCCCGCCAATGTAGTAAGGCTGTAACTCATAATTACAGCACTTCGTTTTCTCTTGCCAGCAAAATGTTGGGTCCAACCATACGCCAAGACATTCACAACATTTATGGCTTCGTTCGTTTTGCTGATGAAATCGTAGATACCTTCCACGATTATGATAAACGCAGTCTATTGGATCGATTTGAGAATGATCTCAAACTGGCTATCGAAGAAAAAATTAGCTTAAACCCTATCCTAAATTCTTTTCAGGAAACGGTTAATAAATACAACATCACACCAGACATGTATGGAGCCTTTATCCACAGCATGCGTCTGGACCTAGACAAATCAGTTTATTTGACTGATGAAGAATATAGAAACTACATCTATGGCAGTGCAGATGTCGTAGGTCTTATGTCTCTCAAGGTATTTGTCAAAGGAGATCAACAGAAGTACGATGACCTTAAAGAAGACGCTATGAGACTAGGCAGCGCTTTTCAAAAAGTGAATTTTTTGAGAGACCTCAAGGCAGATCTTGATGTATTGGAACGCAGCTACTTTCCTAATACAAATCTGCACGATCTTAAAGAAGAAGATAAGGAACGGTTAATTGAAGAAATAAAAGCAGATTTTGATGCAGGTCTCAACGGCATTCAACGACTACCTGTAGAAGCTAAGTTGGGTGTTTACACGGCCTATATTTATTATCGTCGCTTATTGACGAGATTGGAACGCACACCATCTGCTGAAATACGAAATACAAGAATTAGAGTACCCAACTATGAAAAAATTGGACTACTCGCAAAAGGTTACGTAAGTTACCGCCTCAACCTCATATAA
- a CDS encoding MerR family transcriptional regulator, which produces MIKSTFSIKDLENLSGIKAHTIRIWEKRHHLLEPDRSETNIRVYNLHALQKILNVSYLKNTGMKISAIATLSNEEIEQRVRTQAESEHQHNLRLQELKLAMVNFDENLFNNVYDAELSQKGFDIVFYDLLIPLLEELGSLWQTNTINIAHEHFISNLIKQKLLIQTQVLDSHRDSLDSPPYILFMPENEMHDLGLLFLNYRLRSAGFHTIFLGASMKLDTLSFFQRNGQNPTFVTFITVQPTSKKLPKFLKKFNSKVNQAPLVLLGTKTADLDQETLTPNQKVFKSIEHAMNYFEEQLQSI; this is translated from the coding sequence TTGATCAAAAGTACCTTCTCCATAAAAGATCTAGAAAACCTAAGTGGCATCAAGGCACATACGATACGCATCTGGGAAAAGAGGCATCATCTCCTAGAACCTGATCGCAGTGAGACTAATATCAGAGTTTACAATCTTCATGCTCTTCAAAAAATTCTCAACGTGAGTTATTTGAAAAATACGGGAATGAAGATCAGTGCCATCGCTACCTTGAGTAATGAAGAGATAGAACAAAGGGTTCGTACTCAAGCAGAATCAGAACATCAACATAATCTTAGGCTGCAAGAGTTGAAGCTGGCCATGGTCAATTTTGATGAAAACCTTTTTAATAACGTTTATGACGCAGAATTATCTCAAAAAGGTTTTGACATTGTCTTTTATGACTTACTCATACCACTCTTAGAAGAGTTAGGTAGTTTATGGCAAACCAATACCATCAACATTGCGCATGAGCATTTTATAAGTAATCTTATCAAGCAAAAGCTCTTGATACAGACTCAAGTATTAGATAGCCATCGAGACTCGTTAGACTCACCACCTTATATTCTTTTCATGCCAGAAAATGAAATGCATGATTTAGGTCTTTTATTTTTGAACTATAGGCTGAGATCTGCAGGATTCCATACTATTTTCTTAGGTGCAAGTATGAAGTTGGACACGTTATCTTTTTTCCAGCGTAATGGTCAAAACCCAACTTTTGTTACCTTTATCACTGTGCAACCTACTTCTAAAAAACTACCTAAGTTTCTCAAGAAATTTAATTCTAAGGTCAATCAGGCGCCTTTAGTGTTATTAGGAACAAAAACTGCCGACTTAGACCAAGAAACATTGACACCCAACCAAAAAGTCTTCAAGAGCATCGAGCATGCCATGAACTATTTTGAAGAGCAATTACAATCTATATGA
- a CDS encoding transketolase family protein, with protein MKTYTNTGSKDTRSGFGAGLAELGKSNENVVALCADLTGSLKMNAFAEAHPDRFFQVGIAEANMIGIAAGMTIGGKIPFTGTFANFSTGRVYDQIRQSVAYSDKNVKICASHSGLTLGEDGATHQILEDIGLMKMLPGMTVINTCDYNQTKAATLAIADHHGPVYLRFGRPKVANFTPEDGEFHIGKAVHLQEGTDVTIVATGHLVWEALEAAKELHEKGISADVINIHTIKPLDEEAIINSVKKTGCIVTAEEHNYMGGLGESVARTFAQHLPTPQEFVATQDTFGESGTPAQLLEKYGLNAENIAAKAMAVIKRKKLV; from the coding sequence ATGAAGACATATACAAATACAGGAAGTAAGGATACTAGAAGTGGTTTTGGCGCAGGCCTGGCAGAATTGGGAAAGTCCAACGAAAATGTCGTTGCCCTTTGTGCCGACTTAACCGGATCACTTAAAATGAACGCCTTTGCAGAAGCTCATCCAGACCGATTTTTCCAGGTTGGAATTGCAGAAGCGAATATGATAGGGATTGCCGCTGGTATGACCATAGGCGGTAAAATTCCGTTTACGGGAACTTTTGCCAATTTCTCAACTGGTCGTGTTTATGACCAGATCAGACAAAGTGTGGCCTACTCTGACAAGAACGTCAAAATCTGTGCTTCTCATTCTGGTTTGACACTAGGTGAAGATGGCGCTACGCACCAAATTCTAGAAGATATAGGCTTGATGAAAATGTTGCCTGGAATGACGGTGATCAATACTTGTGATTACAATCAGACCAAAGCCGCAACTCTTGCGATTGCAGATCATCATGGACCGGTTTATTTAAGATTCGGTCGCCCTAAGGTGGCCAACTTCACGCCAGAAGATGGTGAGTTCCACATTGGGAAAGCAGTACACCTTCAAGAAGGTACCGATGTTACCATTGTGGCTACTGGACACCTGGTTTGGGAAGCACTGGAAGCTGCCAAGGAACTTCATGAAAAAGGCATCAGTGCAGATGTGATCAATATTCACACAATCAAGCCACTGGATGAAGAGGCTATCATCAATTCAGTTAAGAAAACAGGATGCATCGTCACTGCAGAGGAGCACAATTACATGGGCGGTCTGGGCGAGAGCGTAGCCAGAACATTTGCGCAGCACTTGCCGACACCTCAAGAATTTGTAGCTACTCAAGACACCTTTGGTGAGAGCGGTACGCCTGCACAATTGCTTGAAAAATATGGCTTAAATGCAGAAAATATTGCTGCTAAAGCTATGGCTGTTATCAAGCGTAAGAAGTTAGTTTAA
- a CDS encoding transketolase, giving the protein MADIQHLKDLVSQVRRDIVRQVHAVNSGHPGGSLGCTEFIVALYNEIMEHDPSFQMDGKNEDLFFLSNGHISPVFYSVLAHAGYFPKEELSTFRKLDSRLQGHPTTHEGLPGVRIASGSLGQGMSVGIGAAHSKKLNGDDKTVFTLHGDGELQEGQNWEAIMYASANHVDNLIATIDVNGQQIDGSTDSVLALGDLRKKFEAFGWEVVTVSKGNDLEAVIAGIKEAISLSRKRKPVCILLHTVMGHGVDFMMGSHEWHGIAPNDEQLADALSQNPETLGDY; this is encoded by the coding sequence ATGGCTGATATACAGCACTTAAAAGATTTAGTATCGCAGGTACGTCGCGACATCGTTCGTCAAGTCCACGCGGTAAATAGTGGACATCCAGGTGGATCACTAGGTTGCACGGAGTTTATCGTGGCACTTTATAATGAGATCATGGAACATGATCCATCCTTCCAGATGGACGGTAAGAATGAGGATCTTTTCTTCTTATCCAACGGTCATATCTCGCCCGTGTTCTACAGTGTTTTAGCCCATGCGGGCTATTTCCCTAAAGAGGAGTTGAGCACCTTCCGCAAGTTAGATTCCCGTTTACAGGGTCACCCAACGACTCATGAAGGTCTTCCAGGCGTTAGAATCGCAAGCGGTTCGCTAGGTCAAGGAATGAGTGTTGGAATAGGCGCGGCACATTCCAAAAAACTCAACGGTGATGACAAAACCGTTTTTACCCTTCACGGTGATGGTGAATTACAGGAAGGTCAAAACTGGGAAGCCATTATGTATGCCAGCGCAAATCATGTAGACAATCTCATTGCTACCATTGATGTCAATGGACAGCAAATCGACGGTAGTACCGATAGTGTATTGGCTCTAGGAGATCTACGCAAGAAGTTTGAAGCCTTCGGCTGGGAAGTTGTCACTGTTTCAAAAGGTAACGACCTTGAGGCTGTCATTGCAGGAATCAAGGAAGCTATCTCGCTTTCGCGAAAGCGTAAACCCGTATGCATCCTGCTCCATACCGTTATGGGTCATGGCGTAGACTTTATGATGGGATCCCATGAGTGGCATGGTATCGCTCCAAACGACGAACAACTCGCCGATGCGCTGAGCCAGAACCCTGAAACACTGGGCGACTACTAA
- a CDS encoding phytoene desaturase family protein, with amino-acid sequence MSKKTAVIGSGFSSLAAASYLAASGHQVTVYEKNDTVGGRARRLEKDGFTFDIGPSWYWMPDIFERFFADFGKKPSDYYELDKLNPAYSVYFENDRIQIGDDLEKIKATFESVESGSAAKLQEFMDTSSENYDIAIKNLVYRPGESPLELVTPQTIKKLGAFIGNVSKDVRKKFKEPRLVSILEFPVLFLGATPGNTPSFYNFMNYADFGLGTWHPKGGMYEVILGMKKLAEELGVVIKTNSPVTEILVNDQQRAEGISLSGEVHLYDNVLSGADYHHSETLLPEKLRQYSEAYWERKTFAPSSLIFYIGFDKKLKNVDHHNLFFDTDFTKHANEIYEDPKWPEDPLFYANFTSITDSSTAPDGCENGFFLIPLAPGLEDTPELRETYFKKIMDRFEKLTDQKVMDHILFKESFCVNDFKEAYNSYKGNAYGMANTLLQTAFLRPNLRSRKVKSLYFTGQLTVPGPGVPPSLISGKLAAQLINKHINR; translated from the coding sequence ATGAGTAAAAAAACAGCCGTAATAGGTTCGGGTTTTTCTTCCCTTGCCGCGGCCTCTTATCTGGCGGCATCTGGCCACCAAGTCACCGTTTATGAAAAAAATGATACAGTAGGTGGTAGAGCACGCAGGCTAGAAAAAGATGGCTTTACCTTTGACATAGGTCCGTCATGGTACTGGATGCCAGATATATTTGAACGCTTCTTTGCAGATTTTGGTAAGAAACCGTCCGATTATTACGAACTGGATAAACTTAATCCTGCTTATTCGGTTTACTTTGAAAATGATCGCATACAAATAGGCGACGATCTTGAAAAGATCAAAGCTACTTTTGAGTCCGTAGAGTCTGGAAGCGCTGCAAAGCTTCAAGAGTTTATGGATACTTCCAGTGAGAATTATGACATTGCCATTAAAAATCTTGTTTATAGGCCAGGAGAATCTCCTTTAGAGCTAGTAACGCCACAGACGATTAAAAAGCTCGGAGCTTTTATTGGAAATGTTTCCAAGGACGTTCGCAAAAAATTCAAGGAACCCAGATTGGTTTCCATTCTGGAATTTCCTGTCTTGTTTCTGGGCGCTACTCCTGGAAATACACCTAGTTTCTATAATTTCATGAATTATGCAGACTTTGGTTTAGGGACATGGCACCCTAAAGGCGGTATGTATGAGGTCATCCTGGGAATGAAAAAACTTGCCGAGGAACTAGGCGTTGTCATCAAAACAAATTCACCAGTCACAGAAATTTTAGTCAATGATCAGCAACGTGCAGAAGGTATCTCCTTAAGCGGTGAAGTGCATCTTTACGATAATGTGCTCTCTGGTGCAGATTATCATCATTCTGAAACCTTACTTCCTGAAAAATTGAGACAATACTCAGAGGCTTATTGGGAAAGAAAAACGTTCGCGCCTAGCTCTTTGATATTCTATATTGGTTTTGACAAGAAATTGAAAAATGTAGACCACCACAACCTTTTCTTTGATACGGATTTTACAAAACACGCTAATGAAATTTACGAGGATCCCAAATGGCCGGAAGATCCATTATTCTACGCAAACTTTACATCAATAACAGATTCCAGTACCGCGCCTGACGGCTGCGAAAATGGTTTTTTTCTCATCCCACTAGCCCCAGGATTAGAAGATACACCAGAATTAAGGGAAACCTATTTCAAAAAAATAATGGATAGGTTTGAAAAACTGACCGACCAAAAGGTGATGGATCATATCCTTTTCAAAGAGTCTTTTTGTGTAAACGATTTTAAAGAAGCTTATAATAGCTACAAGGGAAACGCCTATGGCATGGCCAATACTTTACTACAAACTGCATTTCTTAGACCTAATTTAAGAAGTAGAAAGGTAAAAAGTCTTTACTTTACGGGTCAGCTTACGGTTCCTGGTCCTGGCGTACCGCCTTCATTGATTTCTGGTAAACTGGCTGCCCAATTGATTAACAAACATATCAATCGATGA
- a CDS encoding FKBP-type peptidyl-prolyl cis-trans isomerase, which produces MNYLKKIGCIAFIAALLISCGSDDDDVTIEIRDPQEVYDEDLAEITTFLQTHFYNQDEFENTPDGEDFQIVFDTIAGDNSDRIPLSEQVTSRTLRRDDIDYQVFVLNVRQGSGDRQPTFADSTLVSYQGTLLNGSVFDSNSNSVWFDLPGTIDGFATGIAGFNDATTTIANPDGTVSFRNGGIGAMFIPSGLGYFNATQSGIPAYSPLIFTFQLRRVRITDHDGDGILSIYEDLDGDKDLMSPQFADDTDRDRISNYRDSDDDGDGILTKDENPDPNGDGNPNDALDTDGDGIPDYLDNRTEV; this is translated from the coding sequence ATGAATTATTTGAAAAAAATAGGTTGTATAGCCTTCATTGCAGCATTATTGATTTCTTGTGGTAGCGACGATGATGATGTGACCATTGAAATTAGAGATCCACAAGAGGTATATGATGAAGACCTTGCGGAAATCACTACATTTTTACAAACTCACTTTTACAATCAGGATGAGTTTGAGAACACTCCAGATGGCGAGGACTTTCAAATTGTCTTTGATACCATAGCCGGTGATAATTCAGATCGCATTCCTTTGTCAGAGCAGGTCACTTCAAGAACTTTACGTCGTGATGATATTGATTATCAGGTTTTCGTTTTGAACGTGAGACAAGGTAGCGGTGACAGACAACCCACATTTGCAGATAGTACGCTGGTAAGTTATCAGGGAACATTATTAAATGGGTCCGTCTTTGATAGCAATTCCAACTCGGTCTGGTTCGACCTACCTGGGACTATAGATGGTTTTGCGACGGGTATTGCAGGCTTTAATGATGCGACTACCACTATTGCAAATCCTGATGGTACCGTTAGTTTTAGAAATGGCGGTATTGGTGCTATGTTCATCCCTTCGGGATTGGGATATTTCAATGCAACTCAATCTGGAATACCAGCCTATTCTCCTTTAATTTTTACGTTTCAATTACGACGCGTAAGAATCACAGATCATGATGGAGACGGCATACTTTCTATATATGAAGATTTAGATGGTGATAAGGATTTAATGTCACCACAGTTTGCCGATGATACCGATCGTGATAGAATAAGTAATTATCGAGATTCAGACGACGATGGTGATGGTATATTAACCAAAGATGAAAATCCTGACCCTAATGGCGACGGTAATCCTAATGACGCATTAGATACGGATGGTGATGGGATTCCAGATTATCTAGATAATAGGACAGAGGTCTAA
- a CDS encoding shikimate kinase encodes MQLENKKPVSYILLGYMGSGKSTVGQVLASLTSLPFIDLDDYIEAQESMSISQIIAQKGIIYFRKQELLYLKSVLKRRESIVLSLGGGTPCYYNNMELINEKPESRSIYLRANVPFLTQRLFEERQTRPLIAGIDNRDELAEFIGKHLLERSAFYNQAHNVVEIENKTPQAIALEILDLA; translated from the coding sequence TTGCAATTAGAGAATAAAAAGCCCGTCAGTTATATTTTGCTGGGCTACATGGGATCTGGTAAAAGTACTGTAGGACAAGTGCTTGCATCCTTGACTTCACTGCCCTTTATAGATCTCGATGATTACATAGAAGCGCAGGAATCGATGTCTATCTCCCAAATTATCGCCCAAAAGGGAATAATTTATTTCAGAAAACAAGAATTATTGTATCTAAAATCGGTTTTAAAACGACGAGAGTCCATCGTTTTATCACTTGGTGGTGGTACACCATGTTACTATAATAATATGGAGCTGATCAATGAAAAACCTGAAAGTCGATCGATTTACCTAAGAGCAAACGTTCCTTTTCTTACCCAACGACTATTTGAAGAAAGACAAACCAGACCATTAATTGCAGGAATTGACAATAGGGACGAACTCGCAGAATTTATAGGTAAGCATCTTTTAGAAAGGTCTGCGTTTTATAATCAGGCCCATAATGTGGTAGAAATCGAGAATAAAACACCACAAGCCATTGCGCTAGAGATTCTTGATCTAGCTTAA